Proteins co-encoded in one Nicotiana sylvestris chromosome 7, ASM39365v2, whole genome shotgun sequence genomic window:
- the LOC138874046 gene encoding uncharacterized protein, whose protein sequence is MVKDTGVALGFDGEDGEDGSWGVRWGGRMLHGSQLEGTPNNVFALHVNGTSLHFTLRELAIVTSLKCVGNDENFEFSEKFPNRLIETYFGGVNLVKKEQLMKCFADKNWGPDNDESGRYSEYHWGLKAFEMLTKSISMKMDAEKKYYMIAGMPLAMQVWFYECCSVVDSKIALRVDDMVPRILNWRTTGYQPTFAYLMNGMFNDTGNMIVYKDISPSDIELAIIQNPPIGVDVEKRPSPAHSDKSGDDSDDFSPTPSFNLQDSQNDEVSSLRKDLNSFKEYVVGEFKSLRILINDNFKNLSDHLQQNQQTESLHQRKESIGRRDDDIDTDVRDNVEKQVLNDQCLEYRGEGKTTSEVPSNIPSTGQQGVSTEFYVSQFELDDKFLPSQIPETRIVIHNNAKKTESTPIPSHRNRRPSRWYSSPYESNFDSAGTSVKLTPIFEKRHPFEDDSITRPHPTLIIQEYDKWVRDGLLARHDQRSNLEDHYKKNKSTLHIPLDFGVDQVNSKNWFYLLSFDGKLWDDNHIDVIFYYLRKKGKYNQTRNFKYTTVDCIFKTRIAEIFDRYVDTDSNDNVAKEKDVVCEYIRGYRLHANVPWHTVDNVMIPVNLKDKLHWVLAVVSFKERCIKVYDSYRSAGHDAYVVSEIDKLAKLVPLYLSISGFYRDSQDLPQQKVGSMDCGVHVAAYAEFLSTLGEIPQITFDSSLLRQRYGALLWDYAMRKIDADAIRMQIVLE, encoded by the exons atggtgaaggatacaggggtggctctagggtttgatggggaagatggtgaagacggaagctggggtGTCAGATGGGGGGGTAGG ATGCTTCATGGCTCTCAGTTAGAAGGCACTCCTAACAATGTATTTGCATTACACGTCAATGGTACTTCATTACATTTCACATTAAGGGAGCTTGCGATTGTGACTAGCCTCAAATGTGTTGGTAAtgatgaaaattttgagtttAGTGAAAAGTTTCCTAACCGGCTTATTGAGACTTACTTTGGAGGTGTTAATCTTGTCAAGAAGGAACAATTGATGAAATGCTTTGCTGACAAGAACTGGGGTCCCGACAATGATG AGAGTGGGCGCTATTCTGAATATCATTGGGGTTTAAAAGCATTTGAAATGCTAACAAAATCGATTAGCATGAAGATGGATGCTGAGAAGAAGTATTACATGATAGCTGGGATGCCACTGGCTATGCAAGTGTGGTTTTATGAGTGTTGTTCAGTTGTTGATTCCAAAATTGCACTCCGAGTTGATGACATGGTCCCCAGAATACTCAATTGGAGAACCACCGGATATCAGCCAACCTTTGCTTATCTGATGAACGGCATGTTCAATGACACCGGGAACATG ATTGTTTACAAGGACATCAGTCCAAGCGATATAGAGCTTGCCATTATTCAGAATCCTCCTATAGGCGTCGATGTTGAGAAGAGACCTTCCCCTGCTCATTCAGACAAATCGGGAGATGATTCAGATGACTTTTCTCCTACCCCGAGCTTCAAT CTGCAAGATTCCCAAAAtgacgaagtatcttctttgaggAAAGACCTAAATTCATTCAAAGAATAC GTTGTGGGAGAGTTCAAGTCTCTAAGAATACTGATCAATGATAACTTCAAGAATCTTTCTGACCATCTTCAACAAAATCAGCAAACTGAAAGTTTACACCAAAGAAAGGAATCCATAGGGAGACGTGATGATGACATTGACACAGATGTCAGAGATAATGTTGAG AAACAAGTGCTTAATGATCAATGTTTGGAGTATAGAGGAGAGGGGAAAACTACATCAGAGGTGCCGTCCAACATACCATCTACTGGTCAACAGGGTGTATCTACAGAATTCTATGTATCTCAATTTGAGCTGGACGACAAGTTTCTTCCCAGTCAAATTCCAGAAACTAGAATTGTGATTCACAACAATGCAAAAAAAACTGAATCAACCCCAATACCATCTCATAGGAATCGGCGACCAAGTAGATGGTACTCTTCGCCTTATGAATCTAACTTCGACTCTGCAG GTACCTCAGTAAAGTTGACCCCCATTTTTGAAAAAAGACACCCCTTTGAGGATGATTCAATAACGAGGCCACATCCTACATTAATCATTCAGGAATATGACAAATGGGTTCGTGATGGTCTTCTCGCTAGACATGATCAGAG AAGTAATTTGGAAGATCATTACAAGAAGAACAAGTCAACACTTCATATACCATTGGATTTCGGAGTTGATCAAGTTAATTCAAAAAATTGGTTTTACCTTCTATCGTTTGACGGGAAGCTATGGGATGACAAC CATATTGACGTCATATTCTACTATTTGAGAAAGAAGGGAAAGTACAATCAAACAAGAAACTTCAAGTATACAACTGTTGATTGTATATTCAAGACAAGAATTGCTGAAATATTCGACAGGTATGTTGATACAGATAGTAATGATAATGTAGCCAAAGAAAAGGATGTGGTATGTGAGTATATAAGAGGCTACAGATTGCATGCAAATGTACCTTGGCATACTGTGGATAATGTCATGATACCAGTCAACTTGAAGGACAAACTACACTGGGTATTGGCTGTTGTCTCATTCAAGGAGAGATGTATCAAAGTGTATGACTCGTACAGATCTGCAGGTCATGATGCTTATGTAGTTTCTGAGATTGATAAGCTAGCTAAGCTTGTACCTCTATATCTATCAATCAGTGGCTTTTACAGAGATAGTCAAG ATCTGCCTCAACAGAAAGTTGGTAGCAT GGATTGTGGAGTGCATGTTGCAGCATACGCAGAATTTCTGAGCACTCTTGGAGAGATTCCACAAATAACATTTGATTCCTCTCTACTTCGTCAAAGATATGGTGCTCTCCTCTGGGACTATGCTATGCGGAAGATAGACGCTGATGCCATAAGGATGCAGATAGTGTTAGAGTAG